Proteins encoded by one window of uncultured Bacteroides sp.:
- a CDS encoding adenylosuccinate synthase: MKVDVLLGLQWGDEGKGKVVDVLTPNYDVVARFQGGPNAGHTLEFEGQKYVLRSIPSGIFQGDKVNIIGNGVVLDPALFKAEAEALEASGHNLKERLHISKKAHLILPTHRLLDAAYEAAKGDAKVGTTGKGIGPTYTDKISRNGVRVGDILHRFDEIYSQAKARHEAILKSLNFEYDLTQLEKDWFEGIEYLKQFHFVDSEHEINNLLRDGKSVLCEGAQGTMLDIDFGSYPFVTSSNTVCAGACTGLGVAPNRIGEVFGIFKAYCTRVGSGPFPTELFDETGETICQIGHEYGAVTGRKRRCGWIDLVALKYSVMINGVTKLIMMKSDVLDTFETIKACVAYKVDGEEIDYFPYDINENVEPVYVELPAWQVDMTKMQSEDEFPEEFNAYVSFLEEQLETPIKIVSVGPDRDQTIIRYTED, translated from the coding sequence ATGAAAGTAGACGTTTTATTAGGATTACAGTGGGGTGACGAAGGAAAAGGTAAGGTGGTAGACGTATTAACACCGAACTATGACGTGGTAGCACGTTTCCAGGGCGGGCCAAATGCTGGTCACACTCTCGAATTCGAAGGCCAGAAATATGTACTTCGTTCAATCCCTTCCGGTATTTTTCAGGGTGATAAAGTAAACATCATAGGTAATGGTGTTGTGTTAGACCCGGCTTTGTTCAAAGCTGAGGCTGAGGCTCTTGAAGCTTCTGGCCATAACCTGAAAGAAAGACTTCATATCTCTAAAAAAGCACACCTTATTCTTCCTACTCATCGTCTTCTCGATGCAGCTTATGAAGCAGCAAAGGGAGATGCCAAAGTAGGAACTACAGGAAAAGGTATCGGACCAACATATACTGATAAAATTAGTCGTAATGGTGTTCGTGTAGGAGATATCCTTCACCGTTTCGATGAGATTTATTCACAGGCAAAAGCTCGTCACGAAGCTATATTGAAGAGCCTTAACTTTGAATATGATCTTACTCAGCTTGAAAAAGATTGGTTTGAAGGTATTGAATATCTGAAACAATTCCATTTTGTAGATAGCGAACACGAAATAAATAATTTACTTCGCGACGGAAAAAGCGTTCTTTGCGAAGGAGCACAGGGAACTATGCTTGATATTGACTTTGGCTCTTATCCTTTCGTTACTTCATCTAACACGGTTTGTGCAGGAGCCTGCACCGGACTTGGTGTTGCGCCGAATAGAATAGGAGAGGTCTTTGGTATTTTCAAAGCTTACTGCACACGTGTAGGTAGCGGTCCTTTTCCAACAGAATTATTTGACGAAACAGGTGAAACCATCTGCCAGATTGGTCACGAATATGGCGCTGTAACAGGGCGTAAACGTCGTTGCGGCTGGATTGATCTTGTTGCATTAAAGTATTCTGTAATGATCAATGGAGTTACCAAGCTGATTATGATGAAGAGCGATGTACTTGATACTTTTGAAACTATTAAAGCTTGTGTGGCATATAAAGTGGATGGTGAGGAAATAGATTATTTTCCTTATGATATTAATGAGAATGTAGAACCTGTTTACGTAGAACTTCCTGCATGGCAAGTAGATATGACTAAGATGCAGAGCGAAGATGAATTCCCAGAAGAATTCAATGCTTACGTTTCATTCCTGGAAGAACAACTTGAAACTCCTATTAAGATTGTATCTGTAGGACCGGACAGAGATCAAACTATTATAAGATATACAGAAGACTAA
- a CDS encoding transcriptional repressor, whose protein sequence is MEKQNLKETVKQIFTEYLNANSHRKTPERYAILDTIYSIDGHFGIDMLYSKMMNQENFRVSRATLYNTIILLIDAKLIIKHQFGNSSQYEKSFNIETHHHLICTECGKVTEFQNETLRKAIASTKLSKFQMSHYSLYIYGICSRCAWAKKRKKQINNKL, encoded by the coding sequence ATGGAAAAACAAAATCTGAAAGAAACGGTAAAGCAGATATTTACTGAATATCTTAATGCGAATAGTCATCGGAAAACTCCGGAACGTTACGCAATACTAGATACTATTTATTCCATTGACGGGCACTTTGGCATTGACATGCTGTATAGCAAAATGATGAACCAGGAAAACTTCCGCGTGAGTCGTGCCACTCTTTACAACACAATAATACTTCTCATTGATGCGAAACTCATTATCAAGCATCAGTTTGGAAATTCTTCCCAGTACGAGAAATCATTTAATATTGAAACGCATCACCATCTTATCTGTACCGAGTGTGGAAAGGTGACCGAGTTTCAGAATGAAACACTTAGAAAAGCAATTGCAAGTACAAAGCTTAGCAAATTTCAAATGTCACATTATTCCTTGTATATATATGGCATTTGCAGTCGGTGCGCTTGGGCAAAGAAGAGAAAAAAGCAAATAAATAATAAACTATAG
- a CDS encoding DNA alkylation repair protein → MDTKELIKEIKTQLRLSMNGVASQSMREKGLTYKLNFGVELPRLKEIARQFDQNHDLAQTLWKENVRESKILAGMLQPIDSFFPEIADIWVEDIIYAEIAELTCMNLFQYLPYAPAKSFQWMADEREYVQACGFLLAARLLGKGIEMNERAEEEFFDQALAALLSPAYFSRKAASLALTKYGLQSKETAEKVFQLLAKEEYPEDETIKSLFENIRLEIEYLL, encoded by the coding sequence ATGGATACTAAAGAACTTATAAAAGAAATAAAGACACAACTCCGTTTATCTATGAACGGAGTTGCATCTCAAAGTATGCGTGAAAAAGGTTTAACGTATAAACTTAACTTTGGAGTGGAGCTTCCACGCCTAAAAGAAATAGCTCGACAGTTTGATCAGAATCACGACCTGGCTCAGACTCTCTGGAAAGAGAATGTCCGGGAATCAAAGATTTTGGCTGGAATGTTGCAACCCATTGACTCTTTCTTTCCCGAGATTGCTGATATCTGGGTGGAAGATATCATATATGCTGAGATTGCAGAACTAACTTGCATGAATCTTTTTCAATATTTGCCTTATGCTCCGGCTAAGTCGTTTCAGTGGATGGCAGATGAAAGGGAATATGTACAGGCATGCGGTTTTCTTCTTGCAGCCCGACTTTTAGGAAAAGGAATTGAAATGAATGAAAGAGCAGAAGAGGAATTTTTTGATCAAGCGTTAGCCGCATTGCTTTCTCCTGCTTATTTTTCCAGAAAAGCAGCCTCTCTTGCATTGACGAAATATGGATTGCAGAGTAAAGAGACTGCTGAAAAAGTTTTTCAATTGCTTGCAAAAGAAGAATATCCGGAAGATGAAACTATAAAATCACTGTTTGAAAATATAAGGCTCGAGATAGAATATTTGCTTTAA